The Ciconia boyciana chromosome 2, ASM3463844v1, whole genome shotgun sequence genome has a segment encoding these proteins:
- the LOC140648698 gene encoding LOW QUALITY PROTEIN: uncharacterized protein (The sequence of the model RefSeq protein was modified relative to this genomic sequence to represent the inferred CDS: inserted 1 base in 1 codon): MSAKCGKGSCTGIKVYFKFGSILQTTPLMCSQKDPGWPWSQAHIKYNGIMGTRVIKERLNLATVVMHGVEVFSRHEWSWDNRWLPLLKGKAEEIQVGCRMINGSTHEKVTSMTISSISRNPIASNSCVTDEWDCWYNFTLVGPTIVACVWQQHCTGSGQHCIGLSFRFKIDMIEPDPTTPPDLTSPTPLDTLQDRVRNIPLLTTEPHNDPWDHALSRYSASTGTQQNRRNLSLSVLVMDENEVYSKDEWSWNDSLRMARLQAIPGQTIQISCRVTNGSTYHRPTEIKALYTDSSRPENYKAECYTITEPNSDCWYNLTFTKPVIVYCLWGYRGTELLFEFVIDTATSVPVAKDKEPLPPQTSENVPTRPPISLTPFTFNTGPYTIKNTGQQQVLFNTSYSLKWVELAMQTNISAIKPTCSPFLSTSYAGWSAWLHKRTLIFPKRSERDVTGVLGTGLGVPGLGDSIDAEVLANKLATVTNDLSALKHPLQSSLSALGANQWLLSDMLPQWGKVNEKDHQLIVDALGAAQNNVSLALSCIQAQLWMQSIVAAIIWEGEEGTMPTEIRKVIWDNATEFEKEFQSWWYPVNFTYDATDGKATAFVLTIRHASVYTIYPIIALALNHNGAILYPLEHRVWAQQNGNLWQTIDVSACLVREQQGFICESNTLKAQDICLDAELNVCHFEVQPDEAPETVLVYIGKACVCMKTFCDSVFVDNATVDIGNHSNICVCNFTKIMGCDFNYSAPVTTHQLPQADDTLHQGLLPAPIGMNLTLVRKLLQHDDLNQLLERIQNSGHKXTVHHDAEEIHRVLEQVKQDGRHHWWDTLLGWSPTATRILNKMLHPVVVLLMLTVLCFIPTIALYVRLWTMVKRLSHQISLQDIYVLNDPRPKNVCDTPKASQGTVKLE; encoded by the exons ATGTCCGCAAAATGCGGCAAGGGGAGTTGTACTGGAATCAAAGTATACTTTAAATTCggcagcattttgcagacaaCTCCTTTAATGTGTAGCCAGAAAGACCCAGGATGGCCGTGGTCCCAAGCCCACATTAAATACAATGGAATTATGGGAACACGTGTCATCAAGGAAAGGCTAAATTTGGCTACTGTAGTCATGCATGGAGTCGAGGTGTTCTCAAGACACGAGTGGAGCTGGGATAATAGATGGCTTCCACTcctgaagggaaaagcagaagaaatccaGGTAGGGTGTAGAATGATCAACGGGTCAACCCATGAAAAGGTCACATCCATGACAATATCCAGCATTTCCAGAAATCCAATAGCATCAAATTCTTGTGTCACTGATGAGTGGGATTGTTGGTATAACTTTACTCTGGTGGGACCCACTATTGTAGCCTGTGTATGGCAACAACACTGTACAGGGTCAGGGCAACACTGTATAGGGCTGTCATTCCGCTTCAAAATAGATATGATTGAACCTGATCCAACTACACCACCCGACCTAACTTCACCCACTCCACTTGACACACTGCAAGACAGAGTTAGGAACATACCTCTCCTCACCACGGAACCTCACAATGACCCTTGGGACCATGCATTGTCACGATATAGTGCAAGCACTGGAACACAACAGAACAGAAGGAACTTAAGTCTCTCTGTTCTAGTTATGGATGAAAATGAAGTATACTCAAAAGATGAATGGAGTTGGAATGACTCTCTTCGGATGGCTAGACTTCAAGCCATTCCAGGGCAGACAATACAGATTAGCTGCCGAGTAACTAATGGGTCTACTTACCATAGGCCGACTGAAATTAAAGCACTCTATACTGACTCTTCCAGACCGGAGAATTATAAGGCTGAGTGTTACACAATAACCGAACCAAATTCAGATTGCTGGTACAATCTTACCTTTACCAAACCTGTAATTGTGTACTGTCTTTGGGGTTACAGAGGCACTGAATTACTATTTGAATTTGTGATTGATACAGCAACATCTGTGCCAGTTGCAAAGGATAAGGAACCTCTGCCCCcacaaacatctgaaaatgtaCCAACTCGGCCTCCCATTAGTCTAACTCCTTTCACCTTCAACACAGGCCCTTACACAATTAAAAACACAGGCCAGCAACAAGTGCTGTTTAATACGTCATACTCCCTCAAATGGGTGGAATTAGCAATGCAGACTAATATCTCTGCAATTAAACctacctgttcaccattcctgaGTACTTCTTATGCAGGATGGTCAGCATGGTTGCATAAACGGACTCTCATCTTTCCAAAACGATCAGAGAGAGATGTGACTGGTGTCTTAGGAACGGGACTGGGAGTCCCGGGACTGGGAGACAGCATAGATGCTGAAGTACTTGCCAATAAATTAGCCACAGTAACCAATGACTTAAGTGCCCTGAAACACCCTTTACaatcttctctttcagctctgggagctaaccaatggctcttatcgGATATGTTGCCTCAGTGGGGAAAGGTAAATGAGAAGGACCACCAGTTaattgtggatgcacttggtgcagcccaaaacaatgtttctttagctcttagttgtatccaagctcaactgtggatgcaatctataGTAGCTGCAATTAtatgggaaggagaggaaggcacCAtgcccactgaaattcgaaaagtaatttgggataatgcaactgaATTTGAGAAGGAATTCCAATCCTGGTGGTATCCAGTTAATTTCACCTACGATGCTACTGACggcaaagccacagcttttgtcttaacaatacgCCATGCttcggtatacaccatatacccaatcattgcgttGGCGTTGAATCACAATGGAGCcatactctatccattagaacatagagtatgggcccaacAAAATGGGAACCTATGGCAAACTATCGATGTGAGTGCATGCCTTGTGagggaacaacaaggatttatttgtgagagtaacaccctcaaagcccaagacatttgtcttgatgCTGAACTAAATGTTTGCCATTTTGAAGTACAACcagatgaagcccctgaaactgtacttgtatatATTGGGAAAGCATGCGTTTGCATGAAAACCTTTTGTGATTCTGTATTTGTAGATAATGCCACTGTAGATATAGGTAAtcactcaaatatttgtgtttgcaaTTTTACCAAAATCATGGGATGTGACTTCAACTATTCAGCTCCTGTCACAACTCACCAACTGCCGCAAGCTGACGACACACTGCATCAAGGCTTATTACCTGCTCCTATTGGAATGAACCTCACATTGGTGAGAAAACTACTGCAACATGATGACCTGAATCAACTGCTGGAACGCATCCAGAATAGTGGACATA TCACCGTCCACCATGATGCGGAAGAGATACATCGCGTCTTAGAACAAGTGAAGCAGGATGGAAGACACCATTGGTGGGACACCTTGCTAGGATGGTCGCCAACCGCAACCAGAATCCTCAATAAGATGTTACATCCAGTTGTTGTTCTGCTAATGCTCACTGTGTTATGCTTCATTCCAACCATTGCGCTGTATGTTAGACTCTGGACTATGGTAAAGCGGTTGTCCCATCAAATATCCCTGCAAGACATATACGTACTCAATGATCCTCGCCCCAAGAATGTATGTGACACACCCAAGGCATCCCAAGGTACCGTGAAGCTTGAGTGA